The Coleofasciculaceae cyanobacterium genome contains a region encoding:
- a CDS encoding acyltransferase has translation MSKATRFVGIDLCRGLAAFAVILVHSGDETWGVPISDRAIQFRYLFYFAVPFFLAASFYFGTTKSPLKISAAFWQKKLQRIVMPYLLWSIFYLVSKTIIFSFTDNTDLVQQLLSDPLAIIFMGAASYHLYFIPLLLAGTILLNLANYLTKQRNSILWLFLLSIISLIIYQLLILSNNNFDLDSYTAFPELMKLLQPNNILYQLWRIILVNLAWIIRCAPYFLIALLINELLKQNNYKWFYKKQNMAILFVLFLLTNVAGEKYLPNALSELIIAYSLLLWGIAISQYISNNALIANLGLCSFGIYLIHPFVKSAVEIILIKLVPQISQSVSIASILTYSILSFIISWMFIYLMQKNKLVSQYL, from the coding sequence ATGAGTAAAGCAACTAGATTTGTCGGTATTGATTTATGTCGAGGATTAGCAGCCTTTGCAGTAATTCTAGTTCACTCAGGAGATGAAACCTGGGGAGTTCCCATTAGCGATCGGGCAATCCAATTTCGCTATTTGTTTTATTTTGCTGTGCCGTTTTTTTTAGCAGCATCTTTTTATTTTGGTACTACAAAATCACCTTTAAAAATTTCTGCTGCTTTTTGGCAGAAAAAGCTTCAGCGCATAGTAATGCCTTATTTGCTATGGAGCATTTTTTATTTGGTTTCTAAAACGATTATTTTTTCATTCACTGACAATACCGATCTAGTTCAACAATTGTTATCTGACCCATTAGCAATTATTTTTATGGGGGCAGCTTCTTATCATCTATATTTTATTCCACTATTATTAGCAGGAACTATTTTACTTAATCTAGCCAATTATCTGACTAAACAAAGAAATTCAATATTATGGTTATTTTTGTTATCTATTATCAGCCTGATTATTTATCAACTGTTAATTTTATCAAATAATAATTTTGATTTAGATTCTTATACTGCTTTTCCTGAATTAATGAAGTTGTTGCAACCAAATAATATTTTATATCAATTATGGAGAATTATTCTGGTTAATTTGGCTTGGATAATTCGCTGCGCGCCTTATTTTTTAATAGCTTTATTAATCAATGAACTATTGAAACAAAACAATTATAAATGGTTTTATAAAAAGCAAAATATGGCTATACTTTTTGTTTTATTTTTATTAACTAATGTAGCAGGAGAAAAATATTTGCCTAATGCACTAAGTGAGTTAATTATTGCTTATTCTTTATTACTTTGGGGAATTGCTATTTCTCAATATATTTCTAATAACGCTTTGATCGCTAATTTAGGCTTGTGTTCTTTTGGTATTTATTTAATTCATCCTTTTGTCAAAAGCGCAGTAGAAATTATTTTGATTAAACTTGTACCTCAAATTAGTCAAAGCGTTTCTATTGCTTCAATATTAACTTATTCTATATTGAGCTTTATAATTAGCTGGATGTTTATTTATTTAATGCAAAAAAATAAACTAGTTTCGCAATATTTATAA
- a CDS encoding glycosyltransferase, which translates to MSNTFNLQNSSSVINAARQMQRKLRVLFVSHTYVVGVNQGKLKAIADTQEVELALLAPSNWQATEWNRTLELETPFPEIRIYSAPVWFTGRVGAHFYNPWKIGQVIDDFKPDLIQVEEEIFSLCAFEVAVWAKLRHKPMVVFGWENQLRSLSLFRQWIRNIVMSSTNLYLAGNQDGAEVMRSWNYQGQIEVMPQMGVDTNLFAPPEKNHQDRLNIGFLGRLVPEKGLDTLFAAVSQLKQQDLSCHVTICGSGSSEADLRQEAEKQKIADLITWRGAVRHEAAPTELGKFDVLVLPSRTVATWKEQFGHVIIEAMAMGIPVVGSSCGEIPYVIACEDLVFPESDSTALAAILKRAICDRNWREEMGNYGIERVEKYYSHGRIARRLIAQWQKLVPILK; encoded by the coding sequence ATGTCTAATACCTTTAATCTTCAAAACTCTTCTAGTGTAATTAATGCAGCTCGCCAAATGCAGCGAAAACTGCGGGTTTTATTTGTTAGTCATACCTATGTAGTGGGTGTCAATCAAGGCAAACTTAAAGCGATCGCCGATACCCAAGAGGTAGAGCTGGCTTTACTTGCGCCCAGTAATTGGCAAGCTACGGAATGGAATCGAACTCTGGAGTTAGAAACTCCTTTCCCAGAAATTCGGATTTATTCAGCTCCTGTTTGGTTTACAGGTAGAGTCGGCGCACACTTTTATAATCCCTGGAAGATTGGGCAGGTAATTGATGACTTTAAGCCAGATTTGATTCAAGTTGAGGAAGAAATTTTCTCTTTGTGTGCTTTCGAGGTAGCTGTTTGGGCAAAGCTACGTCATAAGCCGATGGTAGTCTTTGGGTGGGAAAATCAGCTTCGTTCTCTATCTTTATTCCGTCAGTGGATTCGTAATATTGTCATGAGTTCGACAAACCTATATCTCGCTGGTAATCAAGATGGCGCCGAGGTAATGCGTAGCTGGAATTATCAGGGACAAATAGAGGTCATGCCTCAAATGGGGGTAGATACTAATTTGTTTGCTCCTCCCGAAAAAAACCATCAAGACAGACTAAATATTGGCTTCTTGGGGCGACTCGTACCAGAAAAAGGACTGGATACTTTATTTGCTGCGGTTAGTCAGCTAAAACAACAGGATTTAAGCTGCCACGTTACCATTTGTGGGTCGGGTTCTAGTGAAGCCGATTTGCGTCAGGAAGCTGAAAAACAAAAGATTGCCGATCTAATTACCTGGAGGGGTGCAGTGCGTCACGAAGCAGCCCCTACGGAATTAGGTAAATTTGATGTTTTAGTACTGCCTTCTCGTACCGTTGCTACCTGGAAAGAACAGTTTGGTCACGTCATCATTGAAGCAATGGCAATGGGTATTCCTGTAGTCGGCTCTAGCTGTGGTGAAATACCTTACGTAATTGCCTGCGAAGATTTGGTTTTCCCTGAATCAGATTCTACAGCTCTAGCAGCAATTTTAAAAAGAGCAATCTGCGATCGTAATTGGCGAGAAGAAATGGGGAACTATGGAATAGAGAGAGTAGAAAAATATTACTCCCACGGACGCATTGCCCGAAGATTAATCGCTCAGTGGCAAAAGCTAGTACCAATCTTGAAGTGA